The following proteins are encoded in a genomic region of Acidobacteriota bacterium:
- the sucC gene encoding ADP-forming succinate--CoA ligase subunit beta: MKIHEYQGKAILKEYGVPVPRGIVARTPDEAEAAARELGTDVVVVKAQIHAGGRGKGGGVKIARSPAEAREMASQILGMTLITHQTGPEGRIVKTLLIEEGLPIDREFYLGITLDRVTGRNVFMASSAGGMDIEKVAEETPELILKETIDPAVGLRGFQARKLAFGLGIPAELIGQATKFMLSLYDAYEKIDASLVEINPFLLTKDNRLIALDAKVTFDDNAMFRHKDFIELRDLDEEEPLEIEASKYDLNYIKLDGNIGCMVNGAGLAMATMDIIKLAGGEPANFLDVGGGASQERVEQAFKILLADKNVKAVLINIFGGIVRCDMVANGVVAAYKNLGMTIPIVARLEGTNVEEGRRVLRESGIGIQTAEGMQDAAEKVVAAAG, translated from the coding sequence ATGAAAATCCACGAATATCAAGGCAAAGCCATCCTCAAAGAATACGGCGTTCCTGTTCCCCGCGGCATTGTCGCCCGCACGCCGGACGAAGCCGAAGCGGCCGCACGTGAACTCGGCACCGACGTTGTTGTTGTTAAGGCTCAGATCCACGCCGGAGGGCGAGGCAAGGGCGGCGGCGTAAAGATCGCCAGATCGCCCGCTGAGGCCCGCGAAATGGCATCTCAGATCCTCGGCATGACCCTCATAACGCATCAGACGGGACCTGAGGGCCGTATCGTCAAGACGCTCCTCATCGAAGAAGGATTGCCGATCGACCGCGAGTTCTATTTAGGTATCACGCTCGACCGCGTAACAGGCCGAAACGTCTTTATGGCGTCGTCCGCCGGCGGAATGGACATCGAAAAGGTCGCCGAAGAAACTCCCGAATTGATCCTCAAGGAAACGATCGATCCGGCCGTCGGGCTTCGTGGATTTCAGGCACGCAAGCTCGCTTTCGGCCTCGGCATTCCGGCGGAATTGATCGGCCAGGCTACGAAATTCATGCTCTCGCTCTACGATGCGTACGAGAAGATCGACGCGTCTTTGGTCGAGATCAATCCTTTCCTTTTGACCAAAGACAACCGCCTGATCGCTCTCGATGCCAAGGTGACCTTTGATGATAACGCTATGTTTCGGCATAAGGATTTCATCGAGCTCCGGGACCTCGACGAGGAAGAACCGCTCGAGATCGAAGCTTCAAAATACGACCTGAATTACATCAAGCTCGACGGTAATATCGGCTGCATGGTCAACGGAGCCGGCCTGGCAATGGCGACAATGGATATTATCAAGCTAGCAGGCGGTGAGCCTGCCAACTTCCTCGACGTAGGCGGCGGTGCCAGTCAGGAACGAGTCGAACAGGCATTCAAGATCCTGCTCGCCGATAAGAATGTAAAAGCCGTGCTGATCAACATTTTCGGCGGAATTGTCCGCTGCGATATGGTCGCCAACGGCGTCGTCGCAGCCTACAAGAACCTGGGGATGACGATACCTATCGTCGCCCGCCTCGAAGGCACCAACGTTGAAGAAGGCCGCCGCGTCCTACGAGAATCAGGCATCGGCATCCAAACCGCCGAAGGCATGCAGGACGCCGCCGAAAAGGTCGTTGCAGCCGCAGGGTAA